In the Puntigrus tetrazona isolate hp1 chromosome 19, ASM1883169v1, whole genome shotgun sequence genome, AATAACGATCGTTTTAATCGAATTATAGTATTTTTGCGTTCGCTGATGTTGCTTTAAGGTTCGACAAATCTGCTCCGTTCATTTCTCCCGGCAGATGGAGACCACGATGCAACAACTTCAGAGCAGGTTTCAGAACTTATCTGACCAAATCATCTCCAAAAATATCCTTTCCTTCGCCTAATCTTGTTTTACGAAGCAGCTGCATATGCTTGGATTCAACTTCGTTCACTGTCACAGCACGAACCGTGTTTGAGACCCAGTAACGATGGCAGCAGCACACACTTCTGAGCAGTCGAAAGTAGTCTACCTCACTTTAGCAGGGCGCTTGTTATTAGACATGTAgacttttatttagcataatCGATCAAAGgcaaagacatttaaaagttatCATGGTTTCGGCAAAAATACACAAGCctagcacaactgttttatgaaaagaaatgataataaccataaatgtttcttgagcagcaaatcagcatgattTCTATAGAGACTCGATTGATGATGATAACTTTGCATCATATTTTACTCCATTTTTGATCAAACGAATGCAGCCGAACACCTTGAAGTACTGACTCCACGCTCAAGAAAAGTACCGTACTCATTCTAACATTAGAGTATAGAATTTTTAAAAGCGTTGTATTTATCTTGAGGTCCGTTTGGACTCCCGTACAACGCATCCCTCGCTTGTGCGTGCTTCATTCTGTGTGAAACCATTTATTGCAGGGCCGTAAAACTGGCTTCCTGGAGGGAGCTCAGCTTCTGCCCCAAGTAAACCAGACCCGATCCAGATAATCAAGTCCTTCAGGATTATTTGAACGTGTGTTGAACCGGCTCCATACTAGTGTCCTGTTCAGTTCCTGAGCATCTTTAGGAGCGGCTTCGGCTGAAACCTGCAGGTCTGGATGCCCCCCCTGTGCTATACAAAGGGTTTTCCTTAATGCCTGAACTGGACGAGATGGGAACGCGTATAGATGACCTGGAGAAGAACGTCGCTGATCTCATGACGCAAGCAGGAGCTGAGGAGCATTATAAATCAAGGCAAGTGCAATATTCGGTCTCCCATTTAAAGCTTGGGCAACGACTGAAGATGTTTTAAACggtaatgtttctgtttttctgtgcagTGGCTTTGAAGAGAGACCAAGCTGACCAAAGCACTGAGCAGAAGCCTTTGGAGACGTTTGAGATCAACACAATATTTCTATGCATGAATTATTTAACAGTGCCTTATTTTCTTTGTATGATGTGGATCTTGTGCCTAAAGCAATAAATGAACTTGTTTGGCCTGTTGTGTTAAATCTTCTCCAGGACATCATATAAACttaaaaaggaaacatttaacaggtttaatatataaatgaccTCTCCCTGACAACTTCAGTGATCTTTGAAAGCTTCATCGGTCCGTTTTAATGTgagaaattcagtttttcttttaaattttattttctaaattaacCCACCTGCTAATAATCATGTACAACGTTGCTCaacatttgcctttttttttaacaatttggCATTTTTGtattgtcatttaaatttgagatttttatattagattttcaTCACCACCCTACTGTTTTCTCACGACATTGATAATTAATATAGTTCATCTTTCTGTTTAACAGAATTTGATATACATAATAACCccatttaacattatttaatgaacGAGTTAGtcaaagtaattaaaaatgactaaatatgtgTAATCCAGATTATGGGACTAAGTGTAATCTTCATCCGGCAGGTGGCAGCATGGTTCCTCTCTTCTTCACTGCAGTAAATAATCAGGGTGATTAAATCAACTGAACCGGTGTTGCAGGTCTTCGACCAGACCGGAATTTAGTCTGGATTTATGTATCATATACGACCCTGGACTTCCGTTCATGCGTGGtgtgttaggataggacaacaTGTGGAGTCTGATGGAGCAGAAAATCCCCTTTGAAAATGTCCAAATTAAGTCATTAGCGATGCgcattactaataaaaaaataagcatttatgtatttacggtaaaaaaatgttcaaaatatcttaaaggaACGTGGTCTTTTCTTGATATCCTAATGATGTTGgcctaaaagaaaaatcagtttATAGAATAAcattgaataatatatttttttgactcATACAGTGTATTGTGGGTTATGGCTACAAGTACATtagataaatgaaataaataaaacagtaatgaGAGCTTCAAGTAATGGGTTTTTAGTCTACATTatgtttaatgtatatttttatatttacaaacatttagGTAACCTATTTAACTTCCTGAAACATTCTTTTTTGCCGGTGCTTTGTTCCTTGTTTTGTGATAAACGTAAAAATACAGCCGTCAAACCTCCCAAAACTTGTTGTCAAACAGCAACAAGCGGATATATTGTCCGCTAAATAACGGCAAGACCAACTTATTCCCATCCTGCGTTTGAATCGTAAAAATGTCCCCCCGGTGGTGCTTGCGTGAAATATCGCGAGACTTGTGCGGGCGCCATTCACCAAAGCTACGCCGCTTCCGCGGCCCCGTGGTTGTCAAGGGAGACTACGGAAGAAGCGTGACGTACGCCCGTGGGCCGGACCGTGAGTTGGAGAAAGGGAATGTCGATCGGCGAGAGATCGGTTACAGAGGCGGCCGGGAGCGTCAACAGAATGGGTGAGTATTTGCTCTCGGTCGCTTTGTTAAACTCGCGGTTGGTCAAACTCTTCTGTAAGCAGTTTTTACGGCTTTGTTTGCGCGCGCGGTGTTTTGAATACGCGTGCGTTGCTGCGCGCGGAAGATGCGTTTCCTGAGCGCGCTCGTAGACAAATAGATCCGCTCGAGCTCCGTTTCAGCCCAGTCTTCGCTCTGTATGTCGGTATCACAACGCTTAATGTCGCTTTTCAAGTCGAAGtggtttattttaatggttACGCTTGCAAATACGTACTGCGGGTGGTAGAGTGACCGTACCGGATAGTGACTCCGTGCTACTCGATCACAGTGCTGTGGTATTTTCATTGTACTTGGAAGAACGCCGTAATAAACGAAACACGGCATTATCCACAGTGTTTTGTCCGGGAAAATACCGGCAGGACGGGCTTGAGCAGTAAACGCAGTGCTGCAGCTTTGGTCTGTCCTTCTGGGGAAAAGAAACAGCTCCCTGCGTCTGTCACTCTCAGCTTTggagaaatattcaaatgtgtGTGTTGCAGCAGGTCAGGGGTGTCGCCTTCCTGCGGAGTATGGCTCCAGagctaattaaacacacatgaTGCCTAGTTTTTATTCACGAGACATCTCATCGAGCTGTTAGGGTACTGAAAACCTTTAGGCAGGTGTGCTGGAGTTAAACACCCGAAAGCGGTCCTCCAGAAGCAGGAGAAATGATTGCTTACCGTTGGATGGATGACAATATGGATAGATCTATTTTTTTTAGCCTTTAGAGGAGTGGACAGAGTAATGGATTGGGCTCatgtagatagatagagcaATGGAAAGATTGGGCACATGGAGATAGATAGGtggtagatggatggatggatggatggatgaatgggtGGATAGATCTGTAAACGGATTGATTTCTTTATACCCGAATAATCCATCTTGTTcccattttaaaagaaatgcacagATATGAAGAAAGCGCTACATAGATGCAATacatcagtttttctttttgaaacattaattgcattgtgtttttttttctccaaactgTTGTTTGGTGGTAATTAACGTCTGAATAAACTGGAAGGTGACACATATAGGCTATTTCTGGGTGAAGCACGGTAACGACTAGAAGGCTGGGCTTGATCTTAGCACGCCTCCACGCCGCCTCTATCTGGAAGCACACTGACTGTTGGCAGGTTTAGGAAGTTCTGCCCAAGCCGTCAGATCGTTATTATCGTCAAAAAAAAGGGAGCACATGTTCCAAATTTGACTTTAGAGCACTTTTCCTCCCCATTGGATTTGCTTGCATGGTTTATTCGTCCATCAAGTGACTAGTAAAGTGTGCGCGCGCTAACAAAGTACATAATCAAGTCTGATTTCATGCAGACTTCATCATTTAAGGTGTTGTAGGTTAGTCTTTACTTGTAAGCAGCATAACGTCTTATACAAagtctacaaaataaaattgtccTATAGCGACACGCAACGTGATCATCTGTGAGTTAGACGTCTCATGAGATCTCTTGAGATCCTTGTTTGGTGAGAAGAATTCCTCCATTATTGATGCTTGGATCACATGGCTATTGCTCGAATCGGTCCCGGCCGTTCacatgtgactgtgtgtgtgtttttttttttccatggtaAGACCTGAGgcttcacaaaacaaaaatgcagttGAGTTTGTTCCTGAATTCGGTGGATTTCATCCTACATCAAACTTGCAGCACTTTACCAAAAAGGAATAACCtagtttaattttcattttgttttgaaagttaATTGTTACAGTTTAAAGAATTCAgttaattagaaataattagaaataatttattaaatcagGAACACAGAAAATTTAAAGTGGaaaatcatttgtaaatatgtgtttaaaaagGGTCTACCTTggtaaacagtatatatatatcaaaacataatgGTTTAAGGTCATCTAAATTCAGGTTCATTTAAGGTTCAACGTCTAAATGAATCGTGCAGTTGGCAGTTAATTTTGGACCCTGTTGACACTTGCGAGTCAGTCATATCCTGTGAAGTCCTAGTcgaaaatgtcaaaaaaggaTATCGCTGTATCTCATTTACTCCTTATCGTTGCTTTgactttctgtctgtctttctttgctGCTTTAGGTTCATGCTACCGCATCTCTTCCGGCAGTTAAGCCACATACAAAAACATGTCATTGTTTCAAGACTGCAGTCACTCTCTTGCTCTCTTCCCTTTAGATCTCTGCGAGGGTAATGGCTTTGGTCAAGTGTCATCGAAAAAATCCCTTAAAGGGATAGATGACCCAAAAAACGAAagttgtgtcatcatttactcgctctcatgatgttccaaacctgtttccTTTTATCTCTTCTGTGGAACGAACAAGAAAGGCATTGCAGAGTGTTCAAGCTGCAATGAAATTtgccaaaattaaaattgtcattaattactcgccctcatgtcattccaaacccgtgaTACCTTCATCTTCGGGAACacaaatgttgatatttttgatgaaagtCTGAGAGCTCTCACCTAGAGGAAAGCATACGCATGcattgtgatactctctaaaatgacaaaagacgtAACTAAGGGGAGCAGAATGGTTTTCTTTGCGCAAAACAAGTATTCATGTAGcattgcaaaactgaagttgcaTCACTGATGGACTGTTTaccaatgtatttactgtttctggagctggatcatttcagttggcGAGTCAGGTAGCTCTCTATTTTGATCAagaatatcttaatttgtgctccgAAGGTCttgcgggtttggaacgacgcaAGGACCTTTACATTCATGGCCATATACTGGTTGAAGGCATCCATCTACCCCCTAAACACCCACATCAGACCCAGAATGTGACCTTCAGATGCAGTCATGTATATCACATGTGTGGTGGAAGCCCTGgcgtgcttttatttttgcccGTGTGAACCTTTGTGGACTATTTCTGTCGACGCTTCACCACAGGGAAGTTCAGTTAGTAGTTTAGATTTTGCTGGTGTGTTTAGGCCATGCAAATTTGTATGAGAGCGTTTACTGTAATGGTTCATTGAGATGTTCCTCTTCAGATACGATGAGCGTCTCTGCTTTTACAGGCTTTTAGTCTGGAAGAAGGAACCTATGCGTTCCTCTCAGACTTCCCCTGTGTGTGACCGTGTGTTCACACCTCACACCTGCTCTCTAGAAGAACACCCAACGATAACATCAGCAGGAAGTGGTGCAGGATGTTCGTAACGCACTTTCATTTGTAGTTTCAGGAAAGCGTGTTGCTTATTCATTGTGTGGGTGGATAAACTAGAGTAAAATCTCCAAGacaaacaacataaatgcaGTATTAAAGGGATCGTTCCCTAGAAAAGGAAACAACAGACTGGTAAAAGTATAGTAGTAGTTGGTTTAGGAATTGGaagttacatttttgctttctttctaaTGAAAacgattattttaaatgcacttaacTTCGACTTTTCACTTAagttcttaatttgctgcttattaatagttagtaaggaagttaagtttaggtttaaGTTTGGATGGGATAAGGCATGTAGAATGAGGAATTAATATGtacttaattagcactaataattgactaatattccagtaatatgtatgctaataagcatctaataggtgtaaccgtaaaataaagtgttactgttttttttagccTTTGAACCATTTGCCTATGTTATGAAAATGTGATTGTCACTGAATAACTATATTTAGCATGAATGTTGATCTGTTCCGACTTTAAAAGACTCTATAATGCTGCTTTACATGAGCTGATTTGCCGCTCTTTTACTGCGCGTTGCAGACTTTCTCAATCATCAGTCTATCCAGCTGCACATGTTCCAGGACGCTTGCTTTTGTAGCGTTAGCAGAATAACATGAAAGTTTTGATAGTCAAATGAGTCGGGGCTTATGGTATGCTGCAATCCCAGATCCATGCGTTTGATGATTTGCTGTTTCAGCAGAAAGAAAATGCTATTCAGGGTTCGTTCAGTGAGATGATTCTTCAATTAAGTCAGTTTTACTGGCAGCCTGAGCGCTGTGACAGTTTATCTCTAAAAACCCATTTCTTGCCTTCCTGTAATTCTGTATGTTTAGAGAAGTGGTTTGGTCACGCAGCAAAGAGAAAAGACTACTTTTAGGactaaaataaactgatatgTACAGAATCTTCCTCAGATGTGTTTCTTTCCTAAACTAATGTCCATATCTTATTGCGTGTGGTTTGATAGATCACATGTGATCGGCTCACCTGAAATAGATCTTAATGCCAGGTGTCAACACGACCTTTGTTCTCATTGTTTTTGATTGACAGTTTAGTTGAAGCTCTTAGTGAGTGGCAGACCTCTTAATGTACTTCAGCTGTTATCTATCTCTGACTTATTCtgtctctttgtgttttattttatgtacgtGGATGCTTTTCTCCCTGCCTGGCGGAATCTGATCATCTCTTCATCTGTTTATCCATCGATCTGTGGAACAACGTGATCTGAATGCTCTCCAAAGTAGCAGTAAGTATGCGGAGTCAAATGGATATGTTGTTCAGCTCCTCGAAAGATCTCTAAATTCTGGAGCCTATGCTGCACAATAGCTTAAACTTGAAACTTGAACTTGAATATTCAGCGCAAAATGGcaagatcagctgaatgaaaatgcagattctaTATGCCAATAGATGCCGCTTAATTAGATCCCATAATACCAAATACAAGAGTACagatttaaagggttagttcactgcaaaataaaaatgtattacttgcTCACCCTCATTTCGTTCCAAACCCACAAGACCTTTGTCTGATTgaatttttgatgaaatctgagagctctcagATCCTCCACAGACTGCAACACTgctgaaatgttcccagctcCAGAAACACAGTAAATACATCGGGAAAACGGTCAACATCAGTAGCTCAACTTCAGATTTGTGTTGCTAcgataacaaaaataacataatttactcagcCATACTTCTAGTTACATCTTTTGCTATTTTGGAGAGCGTTGAATACGCACGCTTTAACATATACGACGTAATGAGCACGCATGTGTTGTGATACTCTCTATAATGGTGGAAGACGTAACTGAGGGAataagaatggttgagtaaattacgGCTTTGGAGCGACATgagggtaattaatgacagagttttaatttggggtgaagtaacccTTTTAAGATAAACATCTGTCTCGGTGTGAAAAGGTGTTTAAGTTGGCTTTTAGTTAAAGCCATTTCTGGTGTCCAGAGTATCacgtttggtttttattttgtaagcaTGCATACCGTCATTTTCATAAGAAAATGCGAAACCCTGTGCGGTTGTGACAGATGGCCGCCTACGTGTTTCTCACTTGTAGTGTTTTGTCAGTCAAGCCTGCTAAAGCCACTGACTGTGTTTGGTTTTGGTCTACAGCAACAGAAGAACCTTGAGGGGTACGTGGGGTTCGCAAATCTCCCCAACCAAGTGTACAGAAAGTCTGTGAAGAGGGGCTTCGAATTCACTCTAATGGTCGTTGGTGAGTATCTTCTGTCCTGTTTATCCCACTGACTGCTGGCCATTGATTTCCTTTCTTTACTATAAATGAAAGCTCACGTGTCACTCGAGAGCACTCATAACTAAAGCCTGCAATGGCCTTTTTTTGCGTTCTCCAATAGACCtttgattcatttttcaaaGTGTTGAGCTTTTTTTCTCCCACACAAGAAACTAGTCATCATTTTACATTATCAGACCAGTATGACGACTTCTGTGGatcacacaataaaatgtaatagcCGGACAGTCCTCATTCCCTTACTTGTTGCGTAGAAAGGAGTAGCATGAACAGCCTGCTAAATtacttcttgacttttttttcacaagccaaataaatgatgcctaaactgtcatttttgcgcaaacagtgcttttaaaagcagaTTGTATTCCTTTTTGAGGTTTGCGACAAACGGACAGAAGCATGAGCGAAGCGTTAATGAAAACAGGGTCAGAAACGGAGGGCTGTTGACCCAGCCTGCAGCGCTATGTGGATTATATGCGCTCATGTGTCTAGCGGTATACGGTTTCATGCGGGCCGCTTCATGCCAGGCGCTGGCAGCTGTGCGCTGAAATGCATCACTGATGGATTTCACATGGAAGAACGGAACCAGAGAGCAGGGCTCGAAGAAATGAGCATTCAAAACAAATGTGCTTCCCATTCTCCCATGGACCTGGGGTTTTTCCCCCTCCtctggaatgtgtgtgtgtgtgtgagcgtggcCTAGTGGGTGGGAAGTTTCCTGTAATCCCATTCATTTGGCTTGGCCTGAGGACTCGTATCTACCTCCACCTTCAGCTCTTCGAGCCTCAGACTGGCCCCCGACGCCCACCTGGGGTCACCTCAGAGCCGAAGCGGTGTTTTCTGACTGTATTCCCGAATTCCATCTCCATGGGATTTTTGGGAGCAGCTACGCCCTGGAGTTTCCCCCTGTGCTGCACGCTGGGCAGGAAACGAGCTTTTAGATGGCAATTTGGTGTACAGCGTGTAATTAGAATCGCATAGTAATTGAAGAAGtgcagtgctgtcaaacacttccagctatctctctctctctctcattggaCGATGAAGACCCagatgttgctgttgttgttgttctcgGTGGGATGGACCCCGTGGTTGTCTATGGTTTCAGACTTGTCTGTTGTCTGATAGTAGGATAGAGTCATGAGGCTGGTTAAAGTCAATATTTACCAATGATTAACCAGCTGCTTGTAAGGATTGGCCTTGATCTTGGCGGGTGTAGAGGCATTGAAGTctgttcttctttcttttcccttCTTTAGATTTGTTTATTGTCAGTGTTAAGGATTATTAGCTTTAAGTTTTGCTGAAAAATGATGGTTTGTCTTCCACATGTtaagtttttacagtatttggACAGCAACAGTGTATGTATAATCTTGAAATGGTTTGCATATCATTTCAGATTTAGGTTTGCTCGCCGTTTTTTGATTTGACCTTTATTGCACTCAATCAGTAAACAGACTgcaatatttgatatttatttgcattctgAATTACATCTATTTGCATACCGATACTATTGATCTTCTGAATTGCATACTGAATTATGATTGGCCGGTAACActtacagttacacctattagttgctgcTCTTTCTCATCTGCTCTTTCTCATGTCAGTGAAAGCTTTTAGGAAGTTCGTAGTAAACTCTGTCCCTCCTTTTCCTGCTTCCCAGCTCCCACCGCCCCTGTCATGCGATGGGGAGTTCCTCTGAAATAAACTCCCCTGGTTTACACAGCTGTGGGACATTTCCTTTAAAGGAAGCGCCGGACCCTCTCCGGTCCTCCTGGTGGGCTTTGGGGCTGAGCTGCTCCAGTGGCAGGACTCTCACCTCTCTCTGCTCCGGCTTTCCGTAACACTCGGCGCCTCTTGTTTAGATTGTGGATTGTagtgtttgaggagtgtgttcagtAATGTCGGTTAGATGAATGCGTGTTGTGTGTCGTTCTTCATCTGTTCGGGGCAGGCCTGTAAGGATTTGACACGGCACAAACAGAGAATTTCGTAATGCGCAGAGACTGGGCGGGTTACAGATACCgcagtttttgcatttttgggcGGCTGACAGGAAAGCCCTGATCTGTCATCATTCTTTAGGCAGAGTTCAATGAAGGACTCTGTAATTAGCTCTGGTGTTAAAATGCTAAGCCTTCTGCTCAGTCAcatctctgtttctctttctgtcctctaCACACACTCAGATCCCTAGCGTGGAGTGATTCAGAGCAAAACTACTTAAAGGAaaacttcacccaaaaatctgtTGTcaattactcaacctcatgcttttctaaacctgtatatctttctttctatataAAACCAGAATGTACTTTTTCGCCAAATCTGTCAGTGGCAAGCAAACAGGATAAACTGACCAATCATAAATAGTTTTTCGCAATATTAACACTGCTATTTAGCTTTTATGCATATTTGTAGTTAACAAAGGTCTATTGTTTCTGCCACACAAAGTGAAACAGCACCTTTCATAATTGTGTTGTCTTGTGGTTcctcattatttcattttgaggGCTTAGTGTTTCACATACGCTTCATGAGATAAGAATAAAAGATTAAAGTCATGCACAATATGCACTTGTAGTGGCAGTTTTTGAGCTAAAAAGTCCAATTTGGTTTCCTAGTAGACTTGCTCACATTATGGTCAGTTAGACTAAAAAAACGTTTGTCGTTTTCTGCACTAAATGCTCAAGTTGCTGTAGTTatgttttttcaatttaaatatcgACTTATAGACCAACTAGTGagttttcttaaagggatagttcacccagaaatgaaaaatctttcattaatagcgtgtcgttccaaaccctttattcatcttcagaacacacatTAAGATTTTTGGGATGAAATCCAAGTGCTTTCTGACCCTTCACTGACCGTAATGTTACTGACACTGTCCAAAACaagtgacatcagtggtt is a window encoding:
- the LOC122323749 gene encoding heat shock factor-binding protein 1-like protein 1, which produces MAGPESKAAKDLTAVMETTMQQLQSRFQNLSDQIISKMDEMGTRIDDLEKNVADLMTQAGAEEHYKSSGFEERPS